From the genome of Candidatus Dormiibacterota bacterium, one region includes:
- a CDS encoding type II toxin-antitoxin system RelE/ParE family toxin: MSDKRLQWLGSSRRDIRAFPRAARRLGGFQLRRVQQGLEPLDSKHMPTIGPGVREIRIHTALEHRVLYVAKFVEAVYVLHAFEKRTRKTPKVDVELASERFRALLAQRRTGHLTGG, from the coding sequence GTGTCCGACAAGCGGCTCCAGTGGCTCGGCAGCTCGCGCAGGGACATTCGCGCTTTTCCCAGGGCTGCCAGGCGACTGGGAGGGTTTCAGCTTCGCCGTGTCCAGCAAGGCTTGGAGCCGCTGGATTCGAAACACATGCCAACCATCGGGCCGGGAGTCCGGGAGATTCGGATCCACACGGCGCTCGAGCACCGCGTCCTGTATGTCGCCAAGTTCGTGGAGGCCGTCTATGTGCTCCATGCGTTCGAGAAGCGCACGAGAAAGACACCTAAAGTCGACGTAGAACTCGCCAGCGAACGATTCCGAGCTCTGCTCGCTCAGCGGCGTACTGGGCATTTGACGGGAGGATAG
- a CDS encoding helix-turn-helix transcriptional regulator: MTTKLKVTPSTGNVFRDLGFRREEAEHLLVRADLMIQVQKLITTRRLKQREAAKVLRVSQPRVSDLLRGRIDLFSTDALIDMLARLGARVHLSVKPGRRNLKVA, encoded by the coding sequence GTGACCACGAAGCTCAAGGTAACGCCCTCGACCGGCAACGTGTTCCGGGATCTCGGCTTCCGTCGCGAGGAGGCCGAGCATCTTCTTGTCCGCGCGGATCTGATGATCCAGGTCCAGAAGCTCATCACGACTCGCCGCCTCAAGCAGCGGGAGGCAGCGAAGGTGCTGCGCGTGTCCCAGCCGCGCGTCAGTGACCTTCTCCGCGGTCGGATCGATCTCTTCAGCACCGACGCTCTCATCGACATGTTGGCTCGCCTCGGAGCGCGGGTTCACCTGAGCGTCAAGCCAGGCCGTCGGAACCTGAAAGTCGCATAA
- a CDS encoding ABC transporter substrate binding protein, giving the protein MIRRRRSLFLAAAPLACLFLSITLQASQEVATISGVVADASGTPIPGAIVTMSGDGITTSRATTDARGRYRFPAIPPNHTCSVSAEGTGFRSLAYSGMFSEAGRTRTVNFRLKHPGDRDIVALVTRDPFPYEEFIRGFETHVGVPVRVVELDRERDAAETVRRVRAEHPDLIVGAGLRAARLIRRDVPDIPSILTLITDPRRYDLEAETIGFLINQPDSDRLFERVASVLPHLRRVGLVYQADTSSLLARDLKDSAQHRGLTVELRLCRTTGELLPALNGLRGRIDVLIAPNDDLTSTRRAQDIITSWSLKNHVPLAVPTPEWVERGALFSYGASYERLGEETSRVAQEILRGVFQPSDFKILRSREFELAVNGSTAKLLGLEIPSGLQVETTY; this is encoded by the coding sequence ATGATCAGAAGACGCCGATCGCTCTTTCTGGCGGCGGCACCCCTCGCCTGCCTCTTCCTGTCCATCACACTGCAGGCCTCGCAGGAGGTCGCGACGATCTCCGGTGTCGTGGCCGACGCTTCCGGAACGCCCATCCCAGGCGCCATCGTGACGATGAGCGGCGACGGTATCACGACCAGCCGGGCGACCACGGACGCGCGCGGACGCTACCGCTTCCCCGCGATTCCTCCGAATCACACCTGCTCGGTGAGCGCCGAGGGGACGGGGTTCCGTTCCCTGGCCTATTCGGGGATGTTCTCCGAGGCGGGCCGCACCCGCACGGTCAATTTCCGTCTGAAGCACCCGGGGGACCGCGACATCGTGGCGCTCGTCACCCGCGACCCGTTCCCGTACGAGGAGTTCATCCGCGGCTTCGAGACGCATGTCGGTGTCCCGGTGCGTGTCGTCGAGCTCGACCGCGAACGGGATGCCGCCGAGACGGTCAGGCGCGTCCGAGCCGAGCACCCGGACCTCATCGTCGGCGCCGGTCTTCGCGCGGCCCGTCTGATCCGGCGGGACGTCCCGGACATCCCCTCGATCCTGACCCTGATCACCGACCCGCGTCGTTACGACCTCGAGGCCGAGACGATCGGTTTTCTGATCAACCAGCCGGACTCCGACCGCCTGTTCGAGCGTGTCGCCTCGGTCCTGCCCCACCTGCGCCGCGTCGGGCTGGTGTACCAGGCCGACACCTCCTCGCTCCTGGCGCGCGACCTGAAGGACAGCGCGCAGCACCGCGGGCTGACGGTGGAGCTCCGACTCTGCCGCACGACCGGCGAGCTGCTGCCGGCCCTCAACGGATTGCGGGGAAGGATCGACGTTCTCATCGCGCCCAACGACGACCTCACCTCCACGCGTCGCGCGCAGGACATCATCACCTCCTGGTCCCTGAAGAACCACGTGCCGCTGGCCGTCCCGACGCCGGAATGGGTGGAGCGCGGCGCGCTGTTCTCGTACGGCGCGTCGTACGAGAGGCTGGGAGAGGAGACCTCACGCGTGGCCCAGGAGATCCTGCGCGGCGTTTTTCAGCCGTCCGACTTCAAGATCCTGCGCTCCAGGGAGTTCGAGCTGGCCGTGAACGGGTCCACGGCGAAGCTTCTGGGCCTCGAGATCCCGAGCGGGCTGCAGGTCGAGACGACCTACTGA
- a CDS encoding MgtC/SapB family protein: MLESWQTMSPLVIDFLPKALLAIACGGLIGVEREIKNKPAGFRTNILICLGSMLFMWLSAQVAMVVAVGRPADPGRIAAQVVAGIGFLGAGTIIQSRGRITGLTSAAMIWVVSAVGMTIGAGYSIIGVITTGLVLLVLVGLGLLERRVFRRCIFYDLQIAFDDDQGRTRREIEHALRSLGRPLEAFNLRRAGDHLVLTVPYCDAHPHHKKFLGELWKIEGVREVRPLR; this comes from the coding sequence GTGCTCGAGTCCTGGCAGACGATGAGTCCCCTGGTGATCGATTTCCTGCCGAAGGCGCTCCTGGCGATCGCCTGCGGCGGTCTCATCGGGGTCGAGCGCGAGATCAAGAACAAGCCGGCCGGCTTCCGCACCAACATCCTCATCTGTCTCGGGTCGATGCTGTTCATGTGGCTGTCGGCGCAGGTCGCCATGGTCGTCGCGGTCGGGCGACCGGCCGATCCCGGCCGCATCGCGGCGCAGGTGGTGGCGGGGATCGGCTTCCTCGGCGCCGGCACGATCATCCAGTCGCGGGGACGGATCACCGGCCTGACGTCGGCGGCGATGATCTGGGTGGTGTCGGCGGTCGGCATGACCATCGGCGCGGGGTACAGCATCATCGGGGTCATCACCACGGGTCTGGTGCTCCTGGTGCTGGTGGGGCTGGGACTGCTGGAGCGGCGGGTGTTCCGGCGCTGTATCTTCTACGATCTGCAGATCGCCTTCGACGACGACCAGGGGCGGACACGGCGCGAAATCGAGCACGCCCTGCGTTCCCTCGGACGACCCCTCGAGGCGTTCAACCTCAGGCGGGCGGGGGACCACCTCGTCCTGACCGTCCCGTACTGCGACGCCCACCCCCACCACAAGAAGTTCCTGGGGGAGCTGTGGAAGATCGAGGGCGTGCGTGAAGTCCGGCCCCTGCGCTGA
- a CDS encoding phosphoribosylaminoimidazolesuccinocarboxamide synthase produces MKALLKTEFPGLKLLGSGKVRDNYDLGDSLLIVSTDRISAFDHILPNGIPDKGKVLNQISIFWFEMTAGLVRNHLKEHRVERFPGPLAPHAEVLGGRSVVVKRLEMLPIECVVRGYLAGSGFKDYRKTGTVCGVRLPEGLQESSRLPEPIFTPSTKAVTGHDENIPFAKVVDLVGRADAERVRDLSLAIYKSACEHAESRGILIADTKFEFGRDREGLVLADEVLTPDSSRFWPRESYRPGGPQPSLDKQYVRDHLESVGWDKNPPAPRLPDEIVEGTRKRYLDIFKRLTGRTLE; encoded by the coding sequence ATGAAGGCTCTCCTGAAGACCGAGTTCCCCGGATTGAAGCTGCTGGGTAGCGGCAAGGTGCGGGACAACTACGACCTGGGAGACTCCCTGCTGATCGTCTCGACCGATCGGATCTCCGCCTTCGATCACATCCTCCCGAACGGCATCCCGGACAAGGGGAAGGTCCTGAACCAGATCTCGATCTTCTGGTTCGAGATGACGGCCGGGCTGGTCCGAAATCATCTGAAGGAGCACAGGGTGGAGCGGTTTCCCGGACCCCTGGCGCCGCACGCCGAGGTCCTTGGCGGTCGCTCGGTCGTCGTGAAACGTCTCGAGATGCTGCCGATCGAGTGCGTGGTGCGCGGTTACCTGGCCGGGTCGGGGTTCAAGGATTACCGGAAGACGGGGACGGTCTGCGGCGTGCGGCTTCCGGAGGGACTCCAGGAGTCGTCGAGGCTTCCGGAACCGATCTTCACTCCGTCCACGAAGGCGGTCACGGGGCACGACGAGAACATCCCCTTCGCCAAGGTCGTCGACCTGGTGGGCCGCGCGGACGCGGAGAGGGTGCGCGATCTCAGCCTGGCGATCTACAAGAGCGCCTGCGAGCACGCCGAGTCACGCGGCATTCTGATCGCCGACACGAAGTTCGAGTTCGGCCGCGATCGGGAGGGTCTGGTCCTGGCCGACGAAGTCCTCACTCCAGACTCCTCGCGTTTCTGGCCCCGGGAGAGCTACAGACCCGGCGGACCGCAGCCGTCCCTCGACAAGCAGTACGTGCGCGATCACCTCGAGTCGGTCGGCTGGGACAAGAACCCACCGGCGCCGCGTCTCCCGGACGAGATCGTCGAAGGGACTCGGAAACGCTACCTGGACATCTTCAAGAGACTGACAGGCAGGACACTCGAGTAG
- a CDS encoding Do family serine endopeptidase — translation MKPATALALLATGAFLGAALSAVVPAGRAVPAAAMDSGPAAGAAPASPVVPAVPSQDGYAAVARAVMPAVVNISSLKVIRTYEYSPFLVDPFFRDFFGQQFPGLVVPREKREMSLGSGVFVDERGTILTNYHVVEQAQEVKVALSDGRETKARILGADQRTDLAVLRVEKDSLPHAAMGDSEKMEVGDVVLAVGNPFGLGETVTMGIISAIGRGSLGLADYEDFIQTDAAINPGNSGGALVNTRGEVIGINTAIYSRSGGYQGIGFAIPSNMARDVLDSIVKTGRVVRGYTGLAIQGLTPELARAFGLDDARGAVVAGVDPDGPAAEAGLRRGDVIVSFRGRPVVSDNDVRTQLSRLKPGERAVLEIVRDGHRREVTMVLSEPPAEPAQRRRRG, via the coding sequence ATGAAGCCCGCGACCGCGCTCGCTCTTCTCGCTACGGGCGCATTTCTGGGGGCGGCGCTGTCCGCCGTGGTCCCGGCCGGCCGCGCCGTCCCGGCGGCTGCGATGGACAGCGGTCCGGCTGCGGGGGCCGCGCCGGCTTCCCCCGTCGTCCCGGCGGTGCCGTCTCAGGACGGCTACGCCGCCGTGGCCCGCGCCGTCATGCCGGCGGTCGTGAACATCTCGTCCCTCAAGGTGATCCGCACCTACGAGTACTCGCCGTTTCTGGTCGATCCGTTCTTCCGCGACTTCTTCGGGCAGCAGTTCCCGGGTCTCGTCGTGCCGCGCGAGAAGCGCGAGATGAGTCTGGGCTCCGGCGTGTTCGTCGACGAGCGCGGGACCATCCTCACCAACTATCACGTCGTCGAGCAGGCCCAGGAAGTCAAGGTGGCCCTGTCGGACGGACGTGAGACCAAGGCGCGCATCCTGGGGGCCGATCAGCGCACCGATCTCGCCGTCCTGCGGGTCGAGAAGGATTCCCTGCCGCACGCCGCCATGGGCGACTCGGAAAAGATGGAGGTGGGCGACGTCGTCCTGGCGGTCGGCAATCCGTTCGGCCTGGGCGAGACGGTCACCATGGGGATCATCAGCGCCATCGGCCGCGGCAGCCTGGGCCTGGCCGACTACGAGGACTTCATCCAGACCGACGCAGCGATCAACCCGGGCAACTCCGGCGGTGCTTTGGTGAACACCCGTGGCGAGGTGATCGGCATCAACACCGCGATCTACTCGCGCTCCGGCGGCTACCAGGGGATCGGCTTCGCCATCCCGTCCAACATGGCGCGTGACGTCCTGGACAGCATCGTGAAGACCGGCCGGGTGGTGCGCGGCTACACCGGCCTCGCGATCCAGGGGCTGACGCCGGAGCTGGCGCGCGCCTTCGGACTGGACGACGCGCGCGGCGCCGTCGTGGCGGGCGTCGATCCGGACGGGCCGGCGGCCGAGGCCGGTCTGAGGCGCGGCGACGTGATCGTCTCGTTCCGCGGCCGCCCGGTCGTCTCGGACAACGACGTGCGCACCCAGCTGTCGCGTCTCAAGCCGGGTGAGCGGGCCGTCCTGGAGATCGTGCGGGACGGCCACCGCCGGGAGGTGACGATGGTCCTGTCCGAGCCGCCGGCCGAGCCGGCGCAGCGCCGGCGCCGGGGCTGA
- a CDS encoding DNA polymerase III subunit alpha: MNDPGFVHLQVRSHYSLMRGASSLEALCDAAAGRGMRAIACTDVDGLYGVVRFREIALECGLRPILGAEVTSPEAGRARAGERATLLVKTAEGYANLCRILTRRHLDPGFSVQDALRDDSAGLLVLSPSLAVLRAALEAKGPRDLYLALRSSAAPSAAEGTFERLRAVRRLGIEPVAVNDVHFVDAGGFDLHRLLRAIALNTTLDRVPPEELASSQAWLKPPAEMERAYPHCPEALAATARIAEECVLDKPPWGALVFPRFADLSIDGAPADPGGDSFTLLKTRCEEGARRRYGAITPAVRARLDHELGIIRDKRFADYFLVVQEIVKRSPRTCGRGSAAASIVSYVLGITHVEPIRHDLYFERFLNRGRVDPPDIDVDFCWDERDDLLDWVFKTIGEERTAMIANHVTFRARAAVREVAKVYGLPDAEIARVATGLSRYWGAETALEATARSPLFRGGEFDPKQGGMLARPPWPEILRAAARLDGFPRHLSVHCGGVVIAPEGVERHVPVERAAKGVRVIQWEKDQAEEAGLVKIDLLGNRSLSVIRDACAAVRAAGGPDLPYGSFDPIDDPRTQEKMRDGDTMGVFYVESPAMRQLQQKTRRGDFEHLVIHSSMIRPAANDYIREYVRRLRGGAWTSLHPILDEVLHETYGIMCYQEDVARTAIRMAGFTDAEADGLRKVLSKKWAGKKVEDYRQQFTRGALARGVAPHVVEEVWRMILSFSGYSFCKPHSASYALVSFKSCYLKAHHPAEFMAAVISNGGGYYSTFAYVSECRRMGLEVLPPDVNDSDKAYTGRDRRVRVGLMQIKGLRDEAVEAVVGERKGGGPFASFDEFLRRVPIDPSDARLLIRAGVFDAVGFGANGRPARAAPDLAIRPRLHWRLAEWEVKTGGRCSAARSLFPPDLGPLPEPRSYDEKHLLRDEADTLGFLVSRHPLTLYRGHLLALRRSGTIPVRATALKEHVGRRVTTIGWLITGKVVTTKDDEPMEFISFEDTTAIYETTFFPRVYERFCRMLTTARPYVLRGRIEEDFGALAMTVEDVEFLDRAAPGRGAQRPAPPDRDYNDAVAGPS; encoded by the coding sequence GTGAACGATCCCGGGTTTGTCCACCTCCAAGTCCGTTCGCACTACAGCCTGATGCGCGGTGCTTCGAGCCTGGAGGCGCTGTGCGATGCCGCGGCCGGGCGCGGCATGCGGGCGATCGCCTGCACCGACGTCGACGGATTGTACGGGGTCGTCCGTTTCCGGGAGATCGCCCTGGAGTGCGGACTGCGGCCGATCCTCGGGGCCGAGGTGACGTCGCCCGAGGCGGGGCGCGCGCGGGCGGGGGAGAGGGCGACGCTCCTGGTGAAGACGGCTGAGGGGTACGCCAACCTCTGCCGCATCCTGACGCGGCGGCACCTCGACCCCGGCTTCTCGGTCCAGGACGCGCTGCGGGATGATTCGGCGGGGCTTCTCGTTCTGTCGCCGTCGCTCGCCGTCCTGCGGGCGGCGCTCGAGGCGAAAGGACCGCGCGACCTCTACCTGGCGCTGAGGTCGTCGGCCGCCCCGTCGGCCGCGGAGGGGACATTCGAAAGGCTGCGCGCGGTGCGGCGGCTCGGGATCGAGCCGGTCGCGGTCAACGACGTGCACTTCGTGGACGCGGGCGGCTTCGACCTGCACCGGCTTTTGCGCGCCATCGCCCTCAACACGACGCTCGACCGCGTCCCGCCTGAAGAGCTGGCCTCGTCCCAGGCGTGGCTGAAGCCGCCCGCCGAGATGGAGCGCGCCTACCCGCACTGCCCGGAGGCGCTCGCGGCGACGGCGCGCATCGCCGAGGAGTGCGTCCTCGATAAGCCGCCCTGGGGCGCGCTCGTCTTCCCGCGCTTCGCCGATCTGTCGATCGACGGCGCACCGGCGGACCCGGGGGGCGACTCGTTTACCCTGCTGAAGACGCGCTGCGAGGAGGGGGCGCGCCGGCGTTACGGTGCCATCACCCCCGCCGTGCGCGCCCGGCTCGACCACGAGCTGGGGATCATCCGCGACAAGCGGTTCGCCGACTACTTCCTCGTCGTGCAGGAGATCGTGAAGCGCTCGCCTCGTACCTGTGGCCGGGGCTCGGCGGCGGCGTCGATCGTCTCCTACGTCCTCGGCATCACGCACGTCGAGCCGATCAGGCACGACCTGTACTTCGAGCGCTTCCTGAACCGCGGCCGCGTCGATCCCCCCGACATCGACGTGGACTTCTGCTGGGACGAGCGCGACGACCTGCTCGACTGGGTGTTCAAGACGATCGGCGAGGAGCGCACCGCGATGATCGCCAACCACGTCACCTTCAGGGCGCGCGCCGCGGTGCGCGAGGTGGCGAAGGTGTACGGCCTGCCCGACGCCGAGATCGCCCGGGTTGCGACCGGCCTGTCGCGCTACTGGGGGGCCGAGACGGCGCTCGAGGCGACGGCGCGCAGTCCGTTGTTCCGCGGCGGGGAGTTCGACCCGAAGCAGGGGGGCATGCTGGCGCGGCCGCCGTGGCCGGAGATCCTGCGCGCGGCCGCGCGTCTCGACGGCTTCCCGCGCCACCTGTCGGTGCACTGCGGCGGCGTGGTCATCGCCCCGGAGGGCGTCGAACGCCACGTGCCGGTCGAGCGCGCCGCCAAGGGGGTGCGGGTCATCCAGTGGGAGAAGGACCAGGCGGAGGAGGCCGGCCTGGTGAAGATCGATCTCCTGGGGAACAGGTCGCTGTCGGTCATCCGCGACGCCTGCGCCGCGGTGCGCGCGGCGGGCGGGCCGGACCTGCCGTACGGCTCGTTCGATCCGATCGACGATCCGCGCACACAGGAGAAGATGCGCGACGGCGACACGATGGGGGTGTTCTACGTCGAGTCGCCCGCCATGCGGCAGCTGCAGCAGAAGACGCGCCGCGGCGACTTCGAGCACCTGGTCATCCACTCGTCGATGATCCGGCCGGCGGCCAACGACTACATCCGCGAGTACGTGAGGCGGCTGCGCGGCGGCGCCTGGACGTCGCTCCACCCGATCCTGGACGAGGTGCTGCACGAGACCTACGGGATCATGTGCTACCAGGAGGACGTGGCGCGCACGGCTATCCGCATGGCCGGGTTCACCGACGCCGAGGCGGACGGGCTGCGCAAGGTCCTGTCGAAGAAATGGGCGGGGAAGAAGGTCGAGGACTACCGGCAGCAGTTCACCCGGGGCGCGCTCGCGCGCGGCGTGGCGCCGCACGTCGTCGAGGAAGTCTGGCGGATGATCCTGTCGTTCTCCGGCTACTCGTTCTGCAAGCCGCACTCGGCGTCGTACGCGCTCGTGTCGTTCAAGTCCTGCTACCTGAAAGCGCACCACCCGGCGGAATTCATGGCGGCGGTCATCAGCAACGGCGGCGGCTACTACTCGACCTTCGCCTACGTCTCCGAGTGCCGGCGGATGGGGCTCGAGGTCCTGCCGCCCGACGTCAACGACAGCGACAAGGCGTACACCGGGCGGGACCGGCGGGTGCGCGTCGGATTGATGCAGATCAAGGGGCTGCGCGACGAGGCGGTCGAGGCGGTCGTCGGAGAGCGGAAGGGGGGCGGGCCGTTCGCCTCGTTCGACGAGTTCCTCAGGCGCGTGCCGATCGATCCCTCCGACGCGCGGCTCCTCATCCGCGCCGGTGTGTTCGACGCCGTCGGCTTCGGCGCGAACGGCCGTCCGGCCCGAGCCGCCCCGGACCTGGCGATCCGGCCGCGCCTGCACTGGCGCCTCGCCGAGTGGGAGGTGAAGACGGGGGGGCGGTGCTCGGCGGCGCGCTCGCTGTTTCCTCCCGATCTCGGCCCTTTGCCCGAGCCGCGGTCGTACGACGAGAAGCATCTCCTGCGGGACGAGGCGGACACGCTCGGTTTTCTGGTGAGCCGCCATCCGCTGACGCTGTACCGCGGGCACCTCCTGGCGCTGCGGCGATCCGGCACGATACCGGTGCGCGCCACCGCCCTGAAGGAGCACGTCGGCCGGCGCGTGACCACGATCGGCTGGCTGATCACGGGCAAGGTCGTGACCACGAAAGACGACGAGCCGATGGAGTTCATCTCCTTCGAGGACACCACGGCGATCTACGAGACGACCTTCTTCCCGCGCGTCTACGAGCGCTTCTGCCGGATGCTGACGACGGCGCGGCCGTACGTGCTGAGGGGGAGGATCGAGGAGGACTTCGGCGCGCTGGCGATGACGGTCGAGGACGTGGAGTTTCTCGACCGCGCGGCGCCGGGTCGCGGCGCGCAGCGCCCGGCGCCGCCCGATCGCGATTACAATGACGCGGTCGCGGGTCCTTCATGA